The genome window GTTATGATGATATGTTGACACATGTTATGATGATATGACATACAAATGGTTATGCACTGTAGAATGCACATTTATTAAAACACAATCGTAAGGATTAGAACCTTGAtatgcatgaatgcatgatgaaaacCTTGTAATGctttgtccttttttttttacacgtTCGAGTCAATTGTTCTATTTGCAATCATCAAActcattgttattttcaatttttcttgaaAGTGAGGAATGTCACACACCTTGAGGtctaatgtttaaaatgaatatacTTAACTTTCTCTTTCACAACATCAGTGCACGCGTGCTTGAAATCATAAGTGAGTGAAAGGCTAGAAATTTTTGGAAAGTGTTTGGAGGAGACTGGGATAGCCATGTGGGCATGTCGTTCCTCACACACTCCTAAAAGGAGATGTAATTTGTGAATGTCAAtgtgaaaaacacaaaaagaccCAAAAGTTGCCCCAGTTATGGTGTTTGGGAAAAAGGTATAGGGAAATTGATCCATGAATGTCAAGGTGGAAAAAAATATCATGTGAGACCCACAAAGTTGCCCCAGTTTTAGGATATGGGTTTTGTTCAGAAAAGGTAATGGATATGAAAAACATTGGCTAAGAGAATTGCCCTAGTTGGTTTGATTTTCTTTCACTTGCTTTGCCAGTTAGTAGAGAGTTCCTTCCTCCGGAgacacaatttttctttttcactcattcATTTTTTAGCAACCGCATTGTTAGCCATGTGGCTTTTATCGCAAAATTAAGCTTATAAAATTAGAACAATCAATATTCGATCTGTGTGGACTTTTACTTGCTTGTAATGTGGCTATGGGCTAAAAGGCTTTGAAAGAAAGGATATAAAGGcccaaagatttttttttgtgtaattttttttaaacaaaagcTACCATCTAGGTATTGCATCAGCTATTTCTCAAGACTTTTTGAACACTTtgcttttttcatattttatttcaatttcttttcacTTGCAATCACTttgtgattgtttttttttttttggtttactttcaatgaattttcttCATTTGATCACTGAGTgctttttttgtgtgtttcaagTTGACTTTAAGCTGACTTCTAGTATGATGATAACCTTTGTTTGGGAACAATTTAAAAGAAACTTTTTTTGCTCAACAAGGTAACAAAGGATATTTTACTTTTTCGGATGAAGAAaaatggccacacatcatttcaaattttgattgctttattttcaaaagattaactttaaGATAAAAGCTCGATGACCTTAACAAGAGtcacttttcttttcctttctttcttttgtttttttttctcctagATTGCCCTCTTGGGTTTTCAATCTACCaaactcttttctttcttttgaaaattgtttcgaTAGATTTAGGGATCATCCAACAAGTGCTAGCAAAGATAAACATTGGCAAATCTGCCGCAGTGTGAAAAATCATGTTTATTATACGAGTATAACTAACGGTGTTTAGGGCAAACCCTTTTATTTTAGGAGGGTGAAGGGTTGAAGCTTTCAAGCCATGCATGTACAAGtgttttcaaaagaaaaggTCAAGTTGTTATTCTTCATTAAGCATTTTGACCTCAAAAGATATGACTACcctcatttttattattcttttctctctcttttttttttttgcttttttttgtatttgaaaaacTTGAATTCAATGATTAGCAAGAAAAACAAGTGACTCATAACATACTTCTTTTGCcttttttttgtgcttttcgttatttatcattttttttgcgACAACCTTTTAGGACTTGTTCTGGAGGAAATCTTTAATATCTCATATGctttgaaattcatgaaggatAACATGATGCAACTGATCAAAATATTCATAACAATATGAAAGGTAATTCAACAGTCTAACACAATATGAAAAGCataatattttcaatgtttacAAAGCCATGGTGTTCTTCATGCTGAGGTGTTTTCATGTCCTGGTAGAGGATTTTCTTCAACATTAAGTTATCTTTCTTCAAATGTCAACAATCCTGAATCAATCAAGGATTGTACCTTGTGCTTCAAAACCATGCATGCTTCTATTGAATGACCCAGTGCTCCTCCATGGTAATCACATCTTGTGTTTAAATCATATTTCTTTGGGTATAGAAGTCGTACAGGTCTGTCGAACAAATATTTATGAGATTATCGCTTTGGAGATTTGGTAATAGCTCTGTGTAGGTCATAGGGATATGAGTGAAATTGACAGCTTTCTTGCCTCGATTGTAATTTTTTCGCCCAATGTTCTGATTGAATTTCTCGGACTGAGACATTTGAGGATAGACAATGGGATGTAGATTAGCTCTTCGCTCTGTGCTTATCTCACACCTAGAATCATACTCATTCAAATTTGCTACAAAATTTGGGTCAAGTGCAATTTTTCCGTTCTTTATGCCGAGCTCAATCCTTTCTCCCATTATAATCAAGTCTGCCAAGTTCTAGGAAACACTACTCATCATATGTTTATAAAAGGGTGACTGtaaagtatttataaatatagCCACCATCTCTTTGTCATGCAAAGGTGGCTCTACTTGAGCAGCAATCTCTCTCCATCTTAAAGCATACTCTTTGAATGTCTCTGACTCATTTTTCTCCATGTTCTGCAGTTGAAATCTATCAAGCACATTATCATCATTATATTCATATTGCTTCACGAATGCAGCCACCAGATCTTTCCAGGAACAAATTTGGGTTGGTTCCAAATGCATGTACCAATTAAGAGCCATGCTAGTTTAGATTTCCTGAAAGAAGTGAATCAATAGTTTCTCATCATGAACGTAGGCAGTCATTTTTCTGCAGTACATGGTTATATGATTCTTTGGACAAGTGTTCCCTTGATACTTTTCAAACTCTAGCAATTTGAACTTCGGAGGTATCACCACATCTGGAACTAAACACAACTCTGCAGCATTGCCAAACTCAAACTTCTGTACACCCTCTATAGCTCTCAGCCTTTCCTATAACATTTCCAATTTGTTTGTGGAATCTTAAACATTTAGAGGTGTAGTGACATGGGGTGAAGGTTTCACCTCGGGTTGCTTTTTCATTGACACATGTACTACATCTAGTTGACCAATTCCTTGGGTGCCTGTGAAGGTGGATGTCCCAGGTTCGTTCTCCTTCGTATCATGAGTTGCAACCATGTAGCTTGCAGCTTTTTTCCCTGAGTCAAATCCAATGGGTGGCGTGTAATTCAGAGGAAGACCGTATGGAGGAGAAACTTGGGTTTCCTGAACCctttgttgatgttgttgagTGGAAGTCTTTCTAGATTTTTCTAGTGCCTCTATGGCTTCCAAAATCTCGTGTATTTGCTCCTTCAATTGTTGAATATCTATCTTTGTTGCTTCATGAGTTTCTCCCAAATTCTCCTTGATCTTTTATCAACAAGTCCTTTAAGGTAtcacaatttctttattttattagcaTGAACTAACAAATGTAAAAACCAAATCCATGTGATGCATGAGACCCATTATGCATATGCAGGCAATATCAAAATATGAATGTATTTATGCAAAATGACATGAGGATGCATGCTAGGTGTTTAAAAAACTATGTGCCCCAAGAgacattttatttactttatatgTTGATGTAATTAAGGAACACCATGCACGATATGCGACTAACTGAAAACCTACATGAGATTTATTGGTGCCTCAGGAGGCATGTATTCATATGATATGGGTATGAAAATGTGATGCACTTATTTCAAAACTCCATGCATGATATGCAATCGAATGACACAATGAAATGCATGTTTATCTTATTCTCATGAGATGTGATGcatgatgaaaaaaatgatatgCATGGCACACCATTGAATAATGAGATGCATGATTGTGCCTTGATTAGCACTTATTCATACGTAGAAAGATGTATAATATGTACAATAGGAGGTGAAGGGTAAAGGACGTAATTGTCTCCCTTTTGTGCCTTAACATAAGTATGACGCTTAAAGTTCTAAGGTGAAATATATGCGCTCATCAGGATGGTTCCCTAATGCCTAAGGATCAAGGTCACTACAGCTATGGTCCACTTCACGGTATTTCCCACaacagttggtaaacaacacgATATGAGAGTAccaaatgaagcaaacaaactctagctggggttctcacaatgaccacttgggaagtacatccactgtgacactgctacacaatcccctctaattctaagctgcatagacccgggtatagggccccactcatgttatgtacaaaaatataaagtgagtgtgtgaagggagaaaaCTGCACAACTAAACCCACACcttcaaaacaaacataaaagatCTAGGTAGATACAAAACATGTTTTCTACCTAGAGTTCAACATTGACATTAATTATGCCATACACAACTTAAAGGTAAACATGATTACATACAAAAagagaaagggaaaaacaaacatttaaattaaacacACCATTTTCGCAGATTCAATTAAATAGGCTTGACTCTCTACGGTCCCCAGTGaagtcgccatctgtcgcaacctAAATCGCGATGGGACgaagaactaaaaataaattaatttcgaaaaagaaattagacatcgccaccatagtttattctggaaaactatggaaaaccataaaaataaaataaagtctgcgaaaaccaaatttagggtccgggagtcggttacgcgtagggaaggtattagcaccttACAGCGCCCGCCcaaaggcggtacctttaattaaatttgtgaaagagatgtgtttattttatatatttattttttccaaaaatacaaaatattgaacaaaattatttttggagaGAAAGGAACTTGACAAGGGTtaaaaccttggtcctacgtattctcattaaaaatgagaaattagggctacgtagttctttataaaactatttgaaaaacctttaaatttttggaAAGGGAACCTGACAAGGATTTGccctgctcctacgtatctccattcacaatggagaatcaaggatcacgtagttcttg of Vigna unguiculata cultivar IT97K-499-35 unplaced genomic scaffold, ASM411807v1 contig_120, whole genome shotgun sequence contains these proteins:
- the LOC114171138 gene encoding uncharacterized protein LOC114171138, with amino-acid sequence MAAGAIVGGAAVSNVAGGLAIKENLGETHEATKIDIQQLKEQIHEILEAIEALEKSRKTSTQQHQQRVQETQVSPPYGLPLNYTPPIGFDSGKKAASYMVATHDTKENEPGTSTFTGTQGIGQLDVVHVSMKKQPEERLRAIEGVQKFEFGNAAELCLVPDVVIPPKFKLLEFEKYQGNTCPKNHITMYCRKMTAYVHDEKLLIHFFQEI